A portion of the Pseudarthrobacter sp. L1SW genome contains these proteins:
- a CDS encoding CoA ester lyase, with translation MTSTIATETVRPERNIPAEIARSWLLVNAMKTELFDQSAVSRADSIILDIEDAVDPSQKDQARNNVVDWLTAGGKAWVRINDATSPFWAADLAGLRGTPGLLGVMLAKTESADQVTESFHRMDGKTPVIPLVESAVGIEEANNIAKAQGAFRLAFGSGDFRRDTGMAATPEAMAYPRAKLVVASRVGNLPGPIDGPTVGTNHPILREQTGITVMMGMTGKLCLAIDQTPVINEVISPTPSDVAWATDFMADFEANGRVIRDGSDLPRLGRAEKIMKLAVAFGVQPAL, from the coding sequence ATGACGTCTACCATCGCCACCGAGACCGTAAGGCCGGAACGCAATATCCCCGCAGAGATCGCCCGTTCATGGCTCCTTGTGAATGCCATGAAGACGGAGCTCTTCGACCAGTCGGCAGTGTCCCGCGCCGACTCGATCATCCTGGATATTGAAGATGCCGTGGATCCCTCCCAGAAGGACCAGGCCCGGAACAACGTGGTTGACTGGCTGACCGCCGGCGGCAAGGCCTGGGTCCGCATCAACGACGCCACCAGCCCGTTCTGGGCAGCGGACCTGGCCGGCCTCCGCGGCACCCCGGGACTGCTCGGCGTCATGCTGGCCAAGACCGAATCCGCGGACCAGGTGACCGAGAGCTTCCACCGCATGGACGGCAAGACGCCCGTCATCCCGCTGGTGGAATCCGCCGTCGGCATCGAGGAAGCCAACAACATCGCCAAGGCCCAGGGCGCTTTCCGCCTGGCCTTCGGCTCCGGCGACTTCCGCCGCGACACCGGCATGGCCGCCACCCCCGAAGCCATGGCCTACCCGCGCGCCAAGCTCGTCGTCGCCAGCCGGGTGGGCAACCTGCCAGGGCCCATTGACGGACCCACCGTGGGCACCAACCACCCCATCCTGCGCGAGCAGACCGGCATCACGGTGATGATGGGCATGACCGGCAAGCTCTGCCTGGCCATCGACCAGACCCCCGTGATCAACGAGGTCATCAGCCCCACGCCGTCGGACGTTGCCTGGGCCACCGACTTCATGGCCGACTTCGAAGCCAACGGCCGCGTGATCCGTGACGGGTCCGACCTGCCGCGCCTGGGCCGCGCCGAGAAGATCATGAAGCTCGCGGTAGCCTTTGGGGTGCAGCCCGCGCTGTAG
- a CDS encoding serine protease, which translates to MTITRTLATSLMSLSTATLFALSSAGGATAAPPSPDDGGAPGVSSTRTVGDADYWTPERMRAATPGDVLAKKALQRQKANAAPAGEAVSKGAESKVKGSDPSVQPMANASENPVPHIGKVFFTLGGADYVCSANSVASTNRSTVSTAGHCLNEGPGAFATRFTFVPAYLNGAAPYGKWTARALYAPTQWSSSGNMQYDTGFAVMSPLNGRNLADVVGASGVAFNAARGLSYKAFGYPAAPPFNGESLKSCSGTATNDPYNPQFNTQGIPCNMTGGSSGGPWFIGSSSGGYQNSVNSYGYGSNSTKMYGPYWGSVIQSAYNAAGAS; encoded by the coding sequence ATGACTATTACCAGGACTCTGGCCACAAGCCTCATGAGCCTCTCGACAGCCACCTTGTTCGCCCTTTCGTCTGCAGGGGGCGCCACGGCGGCACCTCCTTCCCCTGACGACGGTGGCGCTCCGGGGGTGAGCAGCACCAGGACGGTCGGAGACGCTGACTACTGGACTCCCGAGCGGATGCGGGCAGCCACACCGGGCGATGTACTCGCCAAAAAGGCACTGCAGCGGCAAAAGGCCAACGCGGCGCCGGCAGGAGAAGCCGTCAGCAAGGGAGCTGAAAGCAAAGTCAAGGGCTCGGATCCCTCAGTCCAGCCCATGGCGAACGCCAGCGAAAACCCGGTCCCGCATATCGGCAAGGTGTTCTTCACGCTGGGCGGCGCCGACTACGTCTGCTCGGCCAACTCGGTCGCGTCCACCAACCGAAGCACTGTCTCCACGGCAGGGCACTGCCTCAATGAGGGGCCCGGCGCTTTCGCGACAAGGTTCACCTTTGTCCCCGCCTACCTCAACGGGGCCGCGCCCTACGGCAAGTGGACGGCCAGGGCGCTCTACGCCCCCACGCAGTGGAGCTCATCGGGCAACATGCAGTACGACACGGGGTTCGCCGTGATGTCACCGCTGAACGGCCGCAACCTTGCCGACGTGGTTGGCGCCTCCGGAGTGGCGTTCAATGCAGCCCGCGGCCTCAGCTACAAGGCCTTCGGCTACCCGGCCGCTCCGCCCTTCAATGGAGAGTCCCTCAAGAGCTGCTCCGGGACCGCCACCAATGATCCCTACAACCCTCAGTTCAACACCCAGGGGATTCCCTGCAACATGACCGGGGGTTCCTCCGGCGGTCCGTGGTTCATCGGCTCGTCGTCCGGCGGATACCAGAACTCGGTCAACAGCTACGGCTACGGGAGCAACTCCACGAAGATGTACGGCCCGTACTGGGGCTCTGTCATCCAGTCGGCCTACAACGCTGCCGGGGCTTCCTGA
- a CDS encoding MaoC family dehydratase has product MSLSIHDLSAGQEIGSRTIEVTRTDLVKYAGASGDFNPIHWNEAFATSVELPGVIAHGMFTMGSAVQLVTDWAGDPAAVVDFQTRFTKPVLVADTTGTDEPGATIEVSGIIGKLDAEANTARVDLTVVSAGQKVLMKAQAVVKLS; this is encoded by the coding sequence ATGAGCCTCAGCATCCACGACCTCAGCGCCGGCCAGGAGATCGGCAGCCGCACCATCGAGGTCACCCGCACCGACCTGGTCAAGTACGCCGGCGCCTCCGGCGACTTCAATCCCATCCACTGGAACGAAGCCTTCGCCACCAGCGTTGAACTGCCCGGCGTCATTGCCCACGGCATGTTCACCATGGGCTCCGCCGTGCAGCTGGTGACGGATTGGGCAGGTGACCCTGCCGCCGTCGTCGACTTCCAGACGCGCTTCACCAAGCCCGTCCTGGTCGCCGACACCACGGGCACCGACGAACCCGGCGCCACCATCGAGGTCAGCGGCATCATCGGCAAGCTCGACGCCGAGGCGAACACCGCGCGCGTTGACCTCACTGTTGTTTCCGCCGGGCAGAAGGTCCTGATGAAGGCCCAGGCCGTCGTCAAGCTCTCCTGA
- a CDS encoding metalloregulator ArsR/SmtB family transcription factor: MLSSAQAPLYEIKANLFKGLAHPARIRILELLAAAPQETAAVSYLLAETGLEASHLSQHLATLRKHRVVTSVRTANAVTYQLAHPGIAQLLSIARTFLLDSLAGSNEQLRLAQQLPAGHLDGGNTP, encoded by the coding sequence ATGTTGTCCTCCGCCCAGGCCCCGCTGTACGAGATCAAAGCCAACCTCTTCAAGGGCTTGGCGCACCCGGCCAGAATCCGGATCCTCGAGCTGCTGGCCGCGGCCCCGCAGGAAACGGCGGCCGTCAGCTACCTGCTCGCAGAAACCGGCCTTGAAGCCTCGCACCTCTCCCAGCACCTGGCCACCTTGCGCAAGCACAGGGTGGTGACCTCGGTCCGCACGGCCAACGCCGTAACGTACCAGCTGGCACACCCCGGAATTGCGCAGCTGCTTTCCATCGCGCGGACCTTCCTCCTGGACAGCCTTGCCGGCTCCAACGAGCAGCTCCGGCTGGCGCAGCAGCTGCCCGCAGGCCACCTCGACGGCGGGAACACCCCGTGA
- a CDS encoding glycoside hydrolase family 13 protein, whose product MSTTATLATLSDSDRLADPNWWRQASVYQIYPRSFADSNGDGIGDLKGITSKVPYLKSLGIDAVWLSPFYPSALADGGYDVDDYRDVDPKLGTLEDFDEMAAALHEAGIKLIADIVPNHSSNRHEWFKEALASPKGSPARDRYIFRDGKGPNGEFPPSDWDSVFGGPAWERITEPDGTPGQWYMHIFAKEQPDLNWSNREIREDFLKTLRFWSDRGVDGFRVDVAHALTKDLTEPLLSKLELSAANTGVDGFDDGTHPFWDRDEVHEIYAEWREVFNEYNPPRTAVAEAWVHATRRARYASPEGLGQAFNFDLLQADFDAAEYKEIITRNLAEAAATGASSTWVFSNHDVVRHATRYGLPQVSKGKAGTKGQDGKDWLLAGGPKEELDTELGERRARAATLLMLAVPGSAYLYQGEELGLQEVAEIPESERQDPSFFRNKGVEIGRDGCRVPLPWKVEGTSFGFGEGGSHLPQPDWFSKYAVEAQDGTQGSTLELYRKALKLRRELQTDEELEWLETGNPEVLHFRRPNGWQSVTNFGDTAVALPDGEVLASSAPLEDGKLPANTTAWLR is encoded by the coding sequence TTGTCCACCACCGCCACCCTGGCAACCCTTTCCGATTCCGACCGCCTGGCCGATCCGAACTGGTGGCGCCAGGCCTCTGTGTACCAGATCTATCCGCGCAGCTTCGCGGACTCCAACGGCGATGGCATCGGCGACCTGAAGGGCATCACCTCCAAGGTCCCGTACCTGAAGTCGCTCGGGATCGACGCCGTCTGGCTGAGCCCTTTCTACCCCTCGGCGCTTGCCGACGGCGGCTACGACGTGGACGACTACCGGGACGTTGACCCCAAGCTGGGCACCCTCGAGGACTTCGACGAAATGGCCGCCGCCCTGCACGAGGCCGGCATCAAGCTGATCGCGGACATCGTCCCCAACCACTCCTCCAACCGGCACGAGTGGTTCAAGGAAGCGCTTGCCTCACCCAAGGGATCGCCTGCCCGTGACCGCTACATCTTCCGTGACGGCAAGGGCCCCAACGGCGAGTTCCCGCCGTCGGACTGGGACTCGGTGTTCGGCGGACCCGCCTGGGAGCGCATCACCGAGCCGGACGGCACCCCCGGCCAGTGGTACATGCACATCTTCGCCAAGGAGCAGCCGGACCTGAACTGGTCCAACCGGGAAATCCGCGAGGACTTCCTGAAGACCCTGCGTTTCTGGTCCGACCGCGGCGTGGACGGCTTCCGGGTGGACGTGGCCCACGCCCTCACCAAGGACCTCACCGAACCGCTGCTGTCCAAGCTGGAACTGAGCGCGGCCAACACCGGCGTGGACGGTTTCGACGACGGCACGCACCCCTTCTGGGACCGCGACGAAGTGCACGAGATCTACGCCGAATGGCGCGAGGTGTTCAACGAGTACAACCCGCCGCGCACCGCCGTGGCTGAAGCCTGGGTCCACGCCACCCGCCGGGCACGCTACGCCAGCCCGGAGGGCCTTGGCCAGGCCTTCAACTTCGACCTGCTGCAGGCTGACTTCGACGCCGCCGAGTACAAGGAGATCATCACCCGGAACCTGGCCGAGGCGGCCGCCACCGGTGCCTCCTCCACGTGGGTCTTCTCCAACCACGACGTGGTCCGCCACGCCACCCGCTATGGCCTGCCCCAGGTCTCGAAGGGCAAGGCAGGCACCAAGGGCCAGGACGGTAAGGACTGGCTGCTCGCCGGTGGCCCCAAGGAGGAACTGGACACGGAGCTCGGCGAGCGCCGCGCCCGCGCCGCCACCCTGCTGATGCTGGCTGTCCCGGGCTCCGCCTACCTCTACCAGGGCGAAGAACTGGGCCTCCAGGAAGTGGCGGAGATCCCTGAATCCGAGCGCCAGGATCCGTCCTTCTTCCGCAACAAGGGCGTGGAGATCGGCCGCGATGGCTGCCGCGTCCCGCTGCCGTGGAAGGTTGAAGGAACCTCCTTCGGCTTCGGCGAAGGCGGTTCGCACCTGCCCCAGCCCGACTGGTTCAGCAAGTACGCCGTCGAGGCGCAGGACGGGACCCAGGGTTCCACGCTGGAGCTCTACCGCAAGGCCCTGAAGCTCCGCCGCGAACTGCAGACGGACGAGGAGCTGGAATGGCTGGAGACCGGCAACCCGGAGGTCCTGCACTTCCGCCGTCCCAACGGCTGGCAGTCCGTGACCAACTTCGGGGACACCGCCGTCGCGCTTCCCGACGGTGAGGTCCTGGCCAGCAGCGCGCCGCTTGAGGACGGCAAGCTGCCCGCCAACACCACCGCATGGCTGCGCTGA
- a CDS encoding UDP-N-acetylmuramate dehydrogenase: MTSTLLSELTTAAVGGPAGTYVEARTEAEIIEAVRSADAAGEPLLIISGGSNLLISDDGFPGTVVKIASEGFTVNAEDSCGGVAVVVQAGHNWDKLVEYAVLHAWSGIEALAGIPGSTGATPVQNVGAYGSDVSQTIAAVRTWDRGRNAVKTFTNSELKFGYRDSILKQTTTKGSPRYVVLTVEFQLPIGRMSAPIRYAELARSLGVEQGKRAYSTDVRREVLRLRASKGMVLDPADRDTYSTGSFFTNPIVPAEVAEALPENAPRYPAGKDGLVKLSAAWLIDQAGFGKGFGLEPGSVSGGRASLSTKHTLAITNRGSASAMDVVAVAREVRAGVEKRFGIELHPEPLLIGVQL, encoded by the coding sequence GTGACTTCCACCCTGCTTTCCGAGCTGACCACGGCCGCCGTCGGAGGCCCCGCCGGCACCTACGTCGAGGCCCGCACCGAGGCTGAGATCATCGAGGCCGTCCGGTCTGCCGACGCAGCCGGGGAGCCTCTGCTGATCATCAGCGGCGGCTCCAACCTGCTGATTTCCGACGACGGGTTCCCCGGTACCGTGGTGAAGATCGCCTCGGAAGGCTTTACGGTCAACGCCGAGGATTCCTGCGGCGGCGTGGCAGTGGTGGTGCAGGCCGGCCACAACTGGGACAAGCTGGTGGAGTACGCGGTTCTTCACGCCTGGTCCGGGATTGAAGCCCTCGCCGGAATCCCGGGCTCCACGGGGGCCACGCCCGTGCAGAACGTGGGCGCCTATGGCTCCGACGTGTCCCAGACCATCGCCGCCGTCCGGACCTGGGACCGCGGGCGCAACGCCGTCAAGACCTTCACGAACTCTGAGCTGAAGTTCGGTTACCGGGATTCCATTCTCAAACAGACCACCACCAAGGGATCGCCGCGATACGTGGTGCTGACCGTGGAGTTCCAGTTGCCCATCGGCCGGATGAGCGCACCCATCCGGTACGCGGAGCTGGCCCGCTCACTGGGAGTCGAGCAGGGCAAGCGCGCCTATTCCACGGACGTGCGCCGGGAAGTGCTGCGGCTGCGGGCATCAAAGGGTATGGTGCTGGACCCGGCCGACCGGGACACCTACTCCACGGGGTCGTTCTTCACCAACCCGATTGTTCCCGCAGAGGTCGCAGAAGCCCTGCCCGAAAACGCACCCCGCTACCCGGCAGGCAAGGACGGGCTGGTGAAGCTGTCTGCGGCATGGCTCATCGACCAGGCGGGCTTCGGCAAGGGCTTTGGACTGGAGCCGGGCAGCGTGAGCGGGGGCCGGGCGTCCCTGTCCACCAAGCACACGCTCGCCATCACCAACCGTGGCTCGGCCAGCGCCATGGACGTGGTGGCGGTGGCGCGCGAGGTGCGTGCCGGCGTCGAAAAGCGCTTTGGCATCGAGCTGCACCCGGAACCCCTGCTTATCGGCGTGCAGCTTTAG
- a CDS encoding SulP family inorganic anion transporter, whose protein sequence is MSAGVRAPGKRANQFLPSRLDYTGLGKSWRTDLLAGITVGIVALPLALAFGVSSGVGAEAGLITAIVAGLVAAVMGGSPVQVSGPTGAMVVVLAPVVAVHGAGSVALLSVMAGLLVCVLGFSGLGRAVAFIPWPVVEGFTLGIAAIIFLQQVPLATGTSGVPGHNTLLAAVEAASGARVPTALVTLALVAGVAVVMVLVQKLFRALPASLLAVLLATAAAELFQLGIPRIGPLPHSLPAPAIPAFDLASLGSLAMPAVAVACLAAIESLLSARVAAGMSGPDGTPSGPYSPDRELTGQGLASIAAGLFGGMPATGAIARTAVNVRSGAKTRLSAGVHAVVLLAIVYLASGMVSRIPLAALGGVLMVTAARMVSRRTVTAIVRSTRADAAVFILTATITVAFDLIVAIQIGLAAAALFTLRKFASLSSVQREEIPGPQAEGDEHIAVLRLDGAMFFGAAERILQEISQIRDVQVAIIRLSQLRMLDATGAHALVEVISALELQGITVLLKGVRPDHLGLVTNVGVIRSLRHHRHLFEDLDDAVEHARSHVRRNAAYRL, encoded by the coding sequence GTGAGTGCTGGTGTGCGCGCCCCGGGCAAGCGCGCCAACCAGTTCCTGCCCTCCAGGCTGGATTACACGGGACTCGGGAAATCGTGGCGAACCGACCTGCTTGCCGGCATCACCGTGGGCATCGTTGCCCTGCCTTTGGCGCTGGCGTTTGGCGTCAGTTCTGGGGTGGGCGCAGAGGCCGGCCTGATCACCGCGATCGTGGCCGGCCTGGTGGCAGCCGTCATGGGCGGATCCCCGGTGCAGGTCTCCGGCCCAACCGGCGCCATGGTTGTGGTCCTCGCCCCCGTCGTGGCAGTGCACGGCGCCGGCAGCGTGGCCCTGCTCTCGGTCATGGCGGGGCTGCTGGTCTGCGTCCTGGGATTCAGCGGCCTGGGCCGGGCTGTTGCGTTCATTCCCTGGCCCGTGGTGGAGGGCTTCACGCTCGGGATCGCCGCCATTATCTTCCTCCAGCAGGTTCCGCTGGCCACCGGCACGTCCGGTGTCCCGGGCCACAACACCCTGCTCGCCGCTGTTGAGGCGGCATCGGGGGCCCGCGTCCCCACCGCGCTGGTGACACTTGCGCTCGTGGCGGGGGTCGCCGTCGTGATGGTCCTGGTGCAAAAGCTGTTCCGGGCGCTTCCGGCCAGCCTGCTCGCGGTCCTCCTGGCCACTGCGGCCGCCGAGCTCTTCCAACTGGGCATCCCGCGCATTGGTCCGCTGCCGCACTCCCTTCCCGCGCCGGCCATCCCCGCATTTGACTTGGCCTCCCTGGGCAGCCTCGCGATGCCGGCGGTGGCAGTGGCCTGCCTTGCCGCCATTGAGTCGCTGCTCTCCGCCCGGGTGGCAGCCGGCATGAGCGGGCCTGACGGAACCCCGAGCGGGCCCTACAGCCCGGACAGGGAACTGACGGGCCAGGGCCTGGCTTCCATTGCGGCCGGGCTGTTCGGCGGGATGCCAGCCACCGGAGCCATCGCCCGGACGGCGGTGAACGTCCGCTCAGGAGCGAAAACGCGCCTCTCCGCCGGGGTCCATGCCGTGGTGCTGCTGGCCATTGTCTACCTCGCTTCCGGAATGGTCAGCCGCATTCCCCTTGCGGCGCTGGGCGGAGTCCTGATGGTCACCGCGGCGAGGATGGTGTCCCGGCGGACCGTCACGGCCATCGTCCGCTCTACCAGGGCCGACGCCGCCGTCTTCATCCTCACGGCCACCATCACCGTTGCTTTCGACCTGATCGTCGCCATCCAGATAGGGCTCGCGGCGGCCGCACTCTTCACCCTGCGCAAATTCGCGTCGCTGAGCAGCGTGCAGCGCGAAGAAATCCCCGGGCCGCAGGCAGAAGGGGATGAGCACATTGCCGTGCTCCGGCTGGACGGCGCCATGTTCTTCGGTGCCGCAGAACGCATCCTCCAGGAGATCAGCCAGATCAGGGACGTGCAGGTGGCCATCATCAGGCTCTCCCAGCTGCGCATGCTGGACGCCACCGGGGCGCATGCTCTGGTGGAGGTCATCTCCGCCCTGGAGCTGCAGGGCATCACCGTGCTGCTCAAGGGGGTCCGTCCGGACCACCTGGGCCTGGTCACGAACGTGGGGGTGATCCGGTCACTGCGGCACCACAGGCACCTGTTTGAGGACCTCGATGACGCCGTGGAACATGCCCGCAGCCACGTCCGCCGTAACGCCGCCTACCGTTTGTAG
- a CDS encoding aldo/keto reductase family oxidoreductase: protein MQELIYGCMGLGGSWSDEPHAGEHVDEAAAAVEAALAAGITLFDHADIYRSGKSEAVFGEVLASTPGLRDRIRLQTKCGIRLNERGLKTHYDLSREAILERVNESLKRLRTDYVDILLLHRPDPLADPAEVAAAVGQLMAEGKVRQLGVSNMSGAQIEALQDRLETPVVANQLEMSLLKRAWLESQVLVNHAEHLDYSFPHGTLEYCVRNSITLQAYGSLAKGLYTGAEPESPSSAEAATAELVAALAGEYGSTGESVLLGWLMKHPAGIAPVIGTVNPGRIRACADAARVAQAMTRADWYQLWVTARGSNIP from the coding sequence ATGCAGGAACTGATCTATGGCTGCATGGGCCTGGGCGGCAGCTGGTCCGACGAGCCGCATGCCGGTGAGCATGTGGACGAGGCCGCTGCCGCCGTCGAGGCTGCCCTGGCCGCGGGAATCACGCTGTTTGACCACGCGGACATCTACCGCAGCGGCAAGTCCGAGGCAGTCTTCGGCGAGGTGCTCGCGTCCACCCCGGGGCTGCGTGACCGTATCCGGCTGCAGACCAAGTGCGGGATCAGGCTCAACGAGCGCGGACTGAAGACGCACTATGACCTCAGCCGGGAAGCCATCCTGGAGCGCGTCAACGAAAGCCTGAAGCGGCTGCGGACGGACTACGTGGACATCCTCCTGCTGCACCGCCCGGACCCCCTGGCGGACCCGGCGGAGGTGGCGGCCGCCGTCGGGCAGCTGATGGCGGAAGGCAAGGTCCGGCAGCTCGGCGTGTCCAATATGTCCGGGGCGCAGATCGAGGCGCTGCAGGACCGGCTGGAAACCCCGGTGGTGGCGAACCAGCTGGAGATGAGCCTGCTCAAGCGGGCCTGGCTGGAAAGCCAGGTGCTGGTGAACCATGCCGAGCACCTGGACTACAGCTTCCCGCACGGCACCCTGGAGTACTGCGTGAGGAACTCCATCACGCTCCAGGCCTACGGCTCGCTTGCCAAGGGCCTGTACACCGGGGCGGAACCGGAAAGCCCTTCGTCCGCTGAGGCAGCCACCGCCGAGCTCGTGGCGGCGCTGGCGGGGGAATACGGCAGCACGGGGGAGTCGGTCCTGCTGGGCTGGCTGATGAAGCACCCGGCCGGCATAGCCCCGGTGATCGGGACCGTCAACCCCGGCCGGATCCGTGCCTGTGCCGACGCCGCCCGCGTGGCCCAGGCCATGACCCGCGCGGACTGGTACCAACTCTGGGTGACTGCGCGCGGCAGCAACATCCCCTGA
- a CDS encoding MaoC family dehydratase N-terminal domain-containing protein: MTINPDLQGRSYPAAEVYDVGREKIREFARAVKAVHPAHFDVDAARALGHADLVAPPTFAIIIAQRADAQLIEDPEAGIDFSRVVHADQRFTHHRPIFAGDRLVAELHVDGVRAMGGGAMITTRSEIFALGSGEAREPVTTTTSSILVRGEGQ; this comes from the coding sequence ATGACTATCAATCCGGACCTGCAGGGCCGCAGCTACCCTGCCGCAGAGGTGTACGACGTTGGCCGCGAGAAGATCCGCGAATTCGCCCGTGCGGTCAAGGCCGTCCACCCTGCACATTTCGACGTCGACGCCGCCAGGGCCCTGGGCCACGCGGACCTCGTTGCCCCTCCGACGTTCGCCATTATCATTGCCCAGCGCGCCGACGCCCAGCTCATTGAGGATCCGGAAGCCGGCATCGACTTCTCCCGTGTGGTGCATGCCGACCAGCGCTTTACGCATCACCGGCCCATCTTCGCCGGCGACCGGCTGGTGGCGGAACTCCACGTGGACGGCGTCCGTGCAATGGGCGGGGGAGCGATGATCACCACCCGCTCCGAAATCTTCGCCCTCGGTTCCGGCGAGGCCCGTGAGCCTGTCACCACCACCACCTCATCCATCCTGGTCCGCGGAGAGGGACAGTAA
- a CDS encoding DUF2797 domain-containing protein: protein MTDARYLVHGVFWPAGDGSANGAPPVLRLQAADSTFRETALDDGTRLGVRLAADGKYCLGHHRVHGPAHRDHVLCAGRLPSARGHQCERCFLADDFRLMHDFHRDGRVPPGLRSYLMQPHWLYVATFANGASKVGTASNLRKWQRLAEQGAVVARYIARAADGRIVRILEDLVTRDGGLPQQVRSAAKAGALADPAPAGFLKAHNAALAATARRVISRSGLDGFEVVDEAWARHGLAERLCSASPRHAYPHSLADGPHGFTIRSVCGSFVLATLDDTDLEFVVDLGRLKGRRIELGDYSSEVPAVQEALF from the coding sequence GTGACCGATGCGCGCTATCTGGTCCACGGGGTCTTCTGGCCTGCGGGGGACGGTTCTGCCAACGGCGCGCCTCCTGTCCTGCGGCTGCAGGCTGCGGACAGCACCTTCCGGGAAACGGCGCTCGACGACGGCACCAGGCTGGGCGTTCGGCTCGCGGCCGACGGAAAGTACTGCCTCGGCCACCACCGGGTCCATGGCCCTGCCCACCGGGACCACGTGCTGTGTGCCGGCCGCCTGCCCTCGGCCCGCGGACACCAGTGCGAACGGTGCTTCCTGGCGGACGACTTCCGGCTCATGCACGACTTCCACCGTGACGGACGCGTCCCGCCCGGGCTCCGCAGCTACCTGATGCAGCCGCACTGGCTCTACGTGGCCACCTTCGCCAACGGGGCCAGCAAGGTGGGAACGGCTTCCAACCTGAGGAAATGGCAGCGGCTGGCCGAACAGGGCGCGGTGGTGGCCAGGTACATAGCCCGCGCCGCGGACGGCCGGATAGTACGGATCCTTGAGGACCTGGTAACGCGCGACGGCGGGCTCCCGCAGCAGGTGCGGTCAGCCGCCAAGGCAGGAGCCCTCGCCGACCCCGCCCCTGCGGGCTTCCTCAAGGCGCACAATGCGGCGCTGGCGGCCACAGCGCGCCGCGTCATTTCCCGCTCTGGCCTGGATGGGTTCGAGGTGGTGGACGAAGCCTGGGCCAGGCACGGACTGGCTGAACGGCTGTGTTCGGCAAGCCCCAGGCACGCCTACCCCCACAGCCTGGCTGACGGGCCGCACGGCTTCACCATCCGGTCCGTCTGCGGCAGTTTTGTGCTGGCCACGCTGGACGATACGGACCTCGAATTCGTTGTGGACCTCGGCCGGCTCAAGGGCAGGCGCATCGAGCTTGGAGACTATTCCTCGGAGGTCCCGGCCGTGCAGGAAGCCCTGTTCTAG
- a CDS encoding DUF3188 domain-containing protein — protein sequence MLNEFWATAPTRYKVLVFSAMGLIAVGIILNLAGNTSGNTGLATASLPLIGLGLVLHIAGIVVRGQTIRKNYKR from the coding sequence GTGCTGAACGAATTCTGGGCCACCGCCCCAACCCGCTACAAAGTCCTGGTCTTCAGCGCCATGGGGTTGATCGCCGTCGGCATCATCCTGAACCTGGCGGGCAACACCAGCGGCAACACCGGCCTCGCCACAGCATCCCTTCCGCTGATCGGGCTGGGCCTCGTCCTGCATATCGCCGGCATCGTGGTCCGCGGCCAGACGATCAGGAAAAACTACAAACGGTAG